In Malania oleifera isolate guangnan ecotype guangnan chromosome 8, ASM2987363v1, whole genome shotgun sequence, a single window of DNA contains:
- the LOC131162617 gene encoding uncharacterized protein LOC131162617 has product MSFFHDLMKGHTNMNLILAIMKKNGEQTNSQMQVAEEFLCSYKELLGKEVYNTMVDDQIITKGRILNDSQRDQIMTPITEEESKQALFSIGDGKSPSPDGFLACFFKRSLNTMGKEFTNVVKEFFSTGKLLKQINHTIIALIPKSSHASTVNDFKPIACCNVMHKVTTKIIAARIKLCLEEIVNPAQ; this is encoded by the coding sequence ATGTCTTTCTTTCATGATCTTATGAAAGGGCACACCAACATGAATCTTATTTTagctattatgaaaaaaaatggagAACAAACAAACTCCCAAATGCAGGTGGCTGAGGAGTTTCTTTGTTCCTATAAAGAGTTATTGGGCAAGGAGGTATATAATACTATGGTTGATGATCAAATCATTACAAAAGGTCGTATCCTTAATGATTCTCAAAGAGACCAGATTATGACTCCTATTACTGAGGAAGAGAGCAAGCAAGCATTGTTCAGTATTGGTGATGGGAAATCCCCAAGTCCAGATGGGTTTTTAGCCTGTTTCTTTAAGAGATCATTGAATACTATGGGGAAGGAGTTTACTAATGTTGTTAAAGAATTCTTCTCAACTGGGAAACTTTTGAAGCAGATTAACCACACTATTATTGCTCTGATTCCTAAGTCTAGTCATGCCTCAACTGTTAATGATTTCAAACCTATTGCCTGCTGCAATGTGATGCATAAAGTCACTACAAAGATCATAGCTGCAAGGATCAAGCTTTGTCTTGAGGAGATTGTTAACCCAGCTCAATAA